Below is a window of Frigoribacterium sp. SL97 DNA.
CCGACAGGGTCGAGGCCGCGAGCACGAGCATGGCGATGTTGACGCCGCCGGCGACGAGCAACGCCAGCACGACGTCCCACCGGGTGGCCTTCAGCACGCGGGCACGGTCCGCCCCCTCGGCCACGACGCCGTGGTGGTCGCGGGTGAGTGCGGAGTGCAGGTAGACCGCGTGCGGCATGACCGTCGCGCCGAGCATCGACGCGGCGAGCAGCACGGCCGTGCTGTCCTCGAAGCGGGGCACGAGACCGGCGAGCATGCCTCCGGCCGACGGCGGGGCGAAGAGCAGCCCCGCGCAGAAGCCGAGCGTGAGGACGGCGAGCAGGGCGATGACGACGGTCTGGAAGACTCGCCCGCTGCGGTACCTCGTGAGCAGCAGCAGGCCGAGCGAGACGAGGCCGGTGATCAGGCCCCCGACGACCAGCGGCACCCCGAAGAGCAGCTGGAGCGCGAGGGCTCCCCCGATGATCTCGGCGACGTCGGTCGCGGCCGCCACCAGCTCGGCCTGACCCCAGTACGCCAGCCGGAGGGGCCGACGACGGAGGCGCGTGCCCATCACCTCGGGCAGCGACCGACCCGTGACGATGCCGAGCTTCGCCGACAGGTACTGGACGAGCACCGCGATGGCGTTCGCGAGGACGAGCACCCAGAGGAGCGTGTACTGGTACGCCGCCCCAGCCGTGAGGTTGGCGGCGACGTTGCCGGGGTCGACGTACGCGATCGCGGCGACGAACGCCGGGCCGAGCAGGGTGCCGCGGGGTCGGGCGTGCACGACCTGCGGGGCACGGCCGTCACGGGGTCGGTCGGCGTCGGCACGGCGGGTGTCGGACGAGCTCATGCCTCGACCCTAGCAAGATTTCGGAGTCCCGAAACCTTGGTGTGAGGCCTCCGTAACCCGCCCGCAGGCCGCACGCCGCACCCGCACACCGAACGCCGCGCCCGAACGCCGAGAACCCCGTTCCCGAAGACGAACCACGATTGATCGGGGTTCTTCTTCGCGAACGGGGTTCCTCGGTGATCGGACGTGCCCGATCGGTCGAGCGGGGGTGTTACTCGGTGGCGGCGGTGATCTTCGCGACGCCGACGAGCATCTCGTCCTGGACGGCGTCGGTCTTGAAGGTCTGGTTCAGCAGCGACGCGGCGTCGGGGCTGATGTGCACCGTGGTGCCCTCGAGGACGGCGTTGGAGCCTTCCATCTGGATCGGCTTCAGCGTGCCACCCCAGAGGTTGAAGAGGTAGGCGTCCTCGGCGGCGACGGTGCCGTTGGCGGTGACGGTGCCGTAGAGCTTCGACTCGCCCGGGTCGATGCGGAAGTCGGTCAGTTCGACGACGGTGCCGTCGGCCGAGGTCAGGCTGAGGCCGGAGCCGTCGTGGTCGATCTCGCCCTGGACGTAGGGTCGCACGTCGCTGTCGGGGCCGTAGTAGTCGACGTTTCCGCCGGTGATGGGGAAGGCGAAGGTGCCGTCGGTGAAGGTCGCGGTGCCCACGACGCCGGGGGTCAGGCCCAGGCTCGTGAGGGCCTCGACGAAGGACGCGTCCACGGCGACCTGCGTGTCGACGCCGTTCGACAGATCCGGGATGGACGCCTCGGGCAGCATGCTCTCGCCGGGGCCGGGTTCACGGGTCTGGTTGACGGGGTGCGTCGGGGCCGTGTTGTTGCTCTCGGAGTCCGAGGTCGAGGCGCAGGCCGCGAGCGAGAACACGAGGGCTCCGGTGGCGACGACGCCGAGGACGCCTCGACCGAGGGAGGAACGGAAGGGGGTGCGCATGAATGGTCCTTGTCTGTGCTGCCCGGTGGAGTTGATCGGTGTTCGACGCCCGGGCCGCGTCGGATGGGGCGAGGGGGCGACCCGGCCGGGACGCCCCCTCGCGGCGCTCAGTCCTCTTCGGAGAAGAAGCGGTCGACCTTGCGGTGGTACCGCTGACCCAGCAGGCCACCGAGGACGGCACCGGCGAAGCTCAGGACGACGACGAGGCCGAGGCCGATGAGACCGGCGAGGGACGACGACTGCAGGTCGTCCATCGAGGGCACGAACGGATTCGGCGACGACGAGTCTCCGGTCTGGGTGCCGACGACGCCGACGACGATCGCCAGGACGATCGTGATGACCAGACCCCAGAGCCAGGTCGCGAGCCCCTGCTTGAAGCCGCTGAAGCGGGCGATGCGCGACGCCGTGTAACCACCGATGAGGTACCCGAAGAAGATGATCGCGAGCACCACGATGCCCGAGGTCAGCGCGAGCACGTCGGCGTTGTCGGTCGTGAAGCTGCGCAGGTCGGCCATGGCGGTCGAACCGGATGCGACCCCGCCCCAGGCCGCGAGGACGCCGCCGAAGATCGTGATCATGACGAGGCCGAAGCCCGTCGCGGCGAACCAGCCGAGCAGGCCGGCGCCGAAGCGGATGCCGCCGAACTCCTCTTTCTGCTGGGCGAGCAGCTCACGGCGCACCGACACGTGGTCGATGCCCGAGTCCTTGACGAGGGGGTAGGCGTGGGAGCCGGTGTCGCGACCCGCGGCGGCTCCTGCGGCCGCGCCTCCGGCTGCCGCCGCGGTGGGCGCGACGGCGGTGGGGGCGTCCTGACCGAACGAGGGCTGACGCTCGGCCGCGGCGCGGTCGGTGGCGTCGCGTTCGGCGTCCGAGCGGTCGTCGACCCACCCGTCGTGCGAGGACGAGGAGGCGCCCGTCGCCGCGGTCGCGGACGCCGCGGTGGCCGTGTCGTCCCCTCGGTCACCGGTGGCGGGCTCGCCGGCGCGGGCGGCCTCGGCCGCACGGAGGGCCTCGTCGTCGTGCAGCGGACGGCGCGTGCCGTCCGAGGAGGCGGACCAGGCCCGCTGGGCGGGCTCGGTCGGCGCCACCATGGGGACCGCCTCGGTGGGACGGCCGGTCGAGGCCGCGTCGCGGTCGGACTCCGAGAGGACCTCGGTGTCGCGGCGGTCGGCGTCGGTCGACGCGTCGGCGTCGGTCGACGCGTCGGCGTCGGCGTGCTGGTCGGACCCGGTGTCGCCGGGGACGTACTCGGCGGGCACCGAATCGGGCAGCGCCTCCTCGTCGGACGACGCGGGAGCCCCGTGCGCGTCCAGGCCGGACGCCTCGGGGTTCGCGGGGGCCTCGGCGACGACCGGGCGGTCCTCGGCGTCGGCGACGGGGGCCTGCTGCGTCGGGGCGTCGGACCCGAAGTCGACGGCGGGCTGCTGCTGCGTCGGGGCGTCGGACCCGAAGTCGACGGCGGGCTGCTGCTGCGTCGGGGCGTCGCCGCCGAAGTCGACGGCCGGGGGCTGCTGGGTCGGGACCTCGGAGCCGTACGGCACCTCGGTCGGCTCGACCGTCTCGCCGGTCTCGTCGGACCGCGGGGCGTCGTTCGTGTCGCCGTACTGGGGATCGCGTCCCTCGTGGTCGGGGCGGTCGCGCCGCGGATCGTTCGCGTCGGTCATGGCTCACTCCTGTCGGTGGGGTCGTTCCCTGGATCTGTGATCCGCCTGAACGTTACGCCCGAACGGCACCCCGGGCCGGGAGCCCCCGCCCGCGCCCGCGGGACTCACGGGCGCGGACGAGCCGGTAGCGTGGACCGGACCGCCGAGCGACGAAGGACGACGACGTCATGACCGACACCAGCCAGACCCCCTCCGACCCGACCGCGACGGCCTCCGGCGCGACCGACTCCGCGGCGACGGGCCGCCGGGCCGCGGCGGCCGCCCGCACGCGACCGAAGGCCGACATCGCCCGTTCGTGGCTGCTCGTGCCGGGCACCGCCCCCGACCGTTTCGACTCGGCCCAGGCGTCCCGCGCCGACCAGATCGTCCTCGACATCGAGGACGCGGTCGACCCCGCCCGCAAGCCAGCCGCACGCGACGACGTCGTCGCCTGGCTCACGGGCGGCGGCGAGGCCTGGGTGCGCATCAACGACCGCTCGACGGACTTCTGGTCCGACGACGTCGACGCCCTGATGGGCCTGCCCGGACTGCACGGCGTCATGCTCGCCAAGACCGAGGCGCCCGAACACGTCACCGAGACCTTCGACCGGCTCGGAGGCGCGGTGCCGGTGCTCGCGCTCGTCGAGTCGGCCCTCGGCATCGAGGAGAGCCCCGCCATCGCCAAGGCCCGCGGGGCGTTCCGCCTCGCGTTCGGAAGCGGCGACTACCGCCGCGACACCGGCACGAGCGCCGACGACCTGGCCATGGCCTACCCCCGCTCCCGCCTCGTCGTGGCGAGCCGCATCGGCGGGCTGCCCGGCCCGATCGACGGCCCGACGGTGGGCAGCAGCCACCCCGTCCTGCGCGAGCAGTCCGGGGTCGCGGTCGCCCTCGGCCTCACCGGCAAGCTCTGCCTCGACGTCGAGCAGCTGCCCGTGATCAACGAGGTCATCAGCCCCACG
It encodes the following:
- a CDS encoding Nramp family divalent metal transporter, yielding MSSSDTRRADADRPRDGRAPQVVHARPRGTLLGPAFVAAIAYVDPGNVAANLTAGAAYQYTLLWVLVLANAIAVLVQYLSAKLGIVTGRSLPEVMGTRLRRRPLRLAYWGQAELVAAATDVAEIIGGALALQLLFGVPLVVGGLITGLVSLGLLLLTRYRSGRVFQTVVIALLAVLTLGFCAGLLFAPPSAGGMLAGLVPRFEDSTAVLLAASMLGATVMPHAVYLHSALTRDHHGVVAEGADRARVLKATRWDVVLALLVAGGVNIAMLVLAASTLSGQDGTDTIPGAQRAIAAALGPVIGVLFAVGLLASGLASTSIGAMAGAEIMKGLLHVQVPLMVRRVVTLIPALVLLATGISPTWLLVLSQVVLSFGIAFALVPLVVATSDRSLMGTGVNAVGTRIAGWVAVVVVVALNLVLIGLTVSGA
- a CDS encoding CvpA family protein, producing the protein MTDANDPRRDRPDHEGRDPQYGDTNDAPRSDETGETVEPTEVPYGSEVPTQQPPAVDFGGDAPTQQQPAVDFGSDAPTQQQPAVDFGSDAPTQQAPVADAEDRPVVAEAPANPEASGLDAHGAPASSDEEALPDSVPAEYVPGDTGSDQHADADASTDADASTDADRRDTEVLSESDRDAASTGRPTEAVPMVAPTEPAQRAWSASSDGTRRPLHDDEALRAAEAARAGEPATGDRGDDTATAASATAATGASSSSHDGWVDDRSDAERDATDRAAAERQPSFGQDAPTAVAPTAAAAGGAAAGAAAGRDTGSHAYPLVKDSGIDHVSVRRELLAQQKEEFGGIRFGAGLLGWFAATGFGLVMITIFGGVLAAWGGVASGSTAMADLRSFTTDNADVLALTSGIVVLAIIFFGYLIGGYTASRIARFSGFKQGLATWLWGLVITIVLAIVVGVVGTQTGDSSSPNPFVPSMDDLQSSSLAGLIGLGLVVVLSFAGAVLGGLLGQRYHRKVDRFFSEED
- a CDS encoding HpcH/HpaI aldolase/citrate lyase family protein, translating into MTDTSQTPSDPTATASGATDSAATGRRAAAAARTRPKADIARSWLLVPGTAPDRFDSAQASRADQIVLDIEDAVDPARKPAARDDVVAWLTGGGEAWVRINDRSTDFWSDDVDALMGLPGLHGVMLAKTEAPEHVTETFDRLGGAVPVLALVESALGIEESPAIAKARGAFRLAFGSGDYRRDTGTSADDLAMAYPRSRLVVASRIGGLPGPIDGPTVGSSHPVLREQSGVAVALGLTGKLCLDVEQLPVINEVISPTPSDVAWAQDFLADFEGRGRVIRDGSDLPRLGRAQKIEKLASAFGVQAAN